The DNA segment GACGTCAAGCTTCAGCGTGTGGAGTTCGTCGGCCCGCAGGTGGGCAAGGAACTGGCCACCGACGGGCTGCTGGCGCTGCTGTGCGTGGTGGTCGGCATCGTGATCTACCTGTCGTTCCGCTTCGAGTGGAAGTTCGCGGTGGCCGGCATCATCGCCAACCTGCACGACGTGGTGATCATCCTGGGCTTCTTCGCCTTCTTCCAGTGGGAATTCTCGCTGTCGGTGCTGGCGGCAATCCTGGCGGTGCTGGGTTACTCGGTGAACGAATCGGTGGTGATTTTCGACCGGATTCGCGAGAACTTCCGCAAGTACCGCAAGATGACCACGCACGAGATCATCGATAACGCGATCACCAGCACCATCTCGCGGACCATCATCACCCACGGCTCGACCGAAATGATGGTGCTGTCGATGTTCTTCTTCGGCGGCCCCACCCTGCACTACTTCGCGCTGGCGCTGACCGTCGGCATCTTGTTCGGCATCTACTCCTCGGTGTTCGTCGCCGCTGCGCTGGCCATGTGGCTGGGCGTCAAGCGCGAGGACCTGGTCAAGGGCGAGAAGAAGCCGGGCGACATCGACCGCGAAGACCCGAACTTCGGCGCGCAGGCCTGACGGGCCCGCCGCGGATAGCGCGTCAAGACAACAAGAAAGGGCACCTTCGGGTGCCCTTTCTTGTTCTGCCGTTGCTACTCGGCACGCGCTCGGAACGCGCTCAGAACTGCTCGATCCACACGGCCAGGCGATCCGCAGCAAACTCCGCGGTGCGATCCATGGGGCGGTAGACGATGGAGTCACCCTCCCGCACGGCCTTGAGCGCGCCGCCGGTTTCATCCAGCCACAACAGCCCCGCCAGCCAGGTAGCGTGCTGCGCGGACACTTCCTTATCCACCGGCTCGCCCAGGTACTCGGCAAGCGCGGCGCCCTGGATCCACACCAGGGCATCGCCGTCGCGGCGCACGTTGGCTGCGCCTTGCGTCGCGGCCAGCGTCTCGGCCAGTGCCGCCACCGCATCGCCCACTCCACGGCCGGCGAGCTGCGTGCGCAGCGCGGCGAGCTTGGCCGCCACCGCGTGGCCGAAGGTGCCGCTGCGCCGGCTTTCCGCCGCCACCAGGTCGGCGTAGTCCATCAGCAGCCAGTCCGGCTCGGGATTCTGCACGCCGACCAGCGCGGCCGAGGCCAGGTAGGTGTCCACCGGCTGGAAGCGCTCCGGGCCGATCAGGCTGGCCGACAGCGTGCGGATCAGGCCGATGCGCGCGGCGATGGTCTGCCGCTGCAGCACGCTCAGCTTCTCGCGCAGCAGCTGGTCGCGCTCCTTGCGCAGGCCGGCCATCTCAAGCGCCTGCTTGAGCTCCATGCGCAGCGAGGTGATGTCCCACGGCTTCTTGATATAGCGATGGATCTGCCCCTCGTTGACGGCCGCGACCGTATGCTCGATCTCCGAGTAAGCGGTGGTCAGGATCCGCACGATATACGGATAGCGCTCGCGCGCGTAGCGCAGCAGCTCGTTGCCGTACTCGCCCGGCATGCGCTGGTCGGAGACCAGGACCGCAAGGCTGTCCGCGTGCGCATCCAGCAGCGCCTTGCCCTCTTCGACCGAGCCACCGGTCACGACCGGCGCCAGGGCTCCGATGGCACGCTGGAAATACTTGACGGCCGTCGCCTCGTCATCGACGAACAGAATCGCCGGTGATGGTGCCTGCGTGGCATTCGGTTCGTTCATCGATCACTCCTATGCATTCGACTCTTGGTATTGGGGAAATCCAGCGTCACTGTGGTACCCGCACCGGACGTAGACTCGATCCGGATGCCGCCACCGAAAGACTGCATGACGCGGTTGCAAAAAATCATGCCCAGCCCGTTGCCGCCGGTACTCGCATGGGTGGTGACCGGATCCACCAGAAGGCGCCCCATCACCTCAGGTGGGATGCCCGGGCCGTTGTCGCAGATGCGGATCGCGGCATCGGGCTCGGCCGCCACCACGAAGCGCAGCGAAGGCGAGTCGACGCCGTCGAGCGCTCGAAGCGCATTGGACAACAGCGACGACAGCACCAGCGCGACGCAATTGGGCAGCGTGCGCACGGCAAAGTCGTCATGCATTTCGATCTTTATCCACTCACGCTGCGGCCCGGCGAAGGGGTAGGTGTCGAGCAGCGCGGCGATCAGGCCGCCTGCGGTCACTTCCCGGCTGGCGCCCGCTTGCGTGCTCGGCCGGCTGCCGCTGCTGCGCACCGACTGCAGGAAAGACGAAATCACGGCCAGGCAATACTGCGCGTTGTCATGCATCGACGTGGCCGCCTGGCCAATCTCGCTCTGGCGCAGCGGATTGTATTGCGCCGCGACACGGCTTTCGATACCCCGCGCAAAATTTGCAATCGCCGCCAGCGGCGTGTTCAGTTCATGCGCCAGGAAGGCCAGCGTCTCGTCGATCGCCATCAGGCGCTGATGGCGGATCGAGCGTTCGCGATAGCGCTCGGCGGCAAGCCGCAGCGCTTCGCGCACTTGGCCCAGCTCGATGGGCTTTTCCAGGATGCGGAACACCTCGCCGGTATTGACCGTCCGCAACAGCATGTCCTTGTCCGCGTAGGCGGTCACCAGGATGCGTACGATCTGCGGGTACTCGAGCGCAACCTGGCGCAGCAGGTCGCCCCCATCGCGCCCCGGCATGCGGAAATCCGTCACCAGCACGGCGATGCGCGCGCTCTCCCGGCGCAGGATGCGTACCGCTTCGTCGGCGCTGCTGGCGACCAGCACCTCGTACTCCGTGCCGACCGCGCGGGCGAAGTACTTGCATGCCATTTCCTCGTCATCGACGTAAAGCACGGTAAGCCGTGGTTGACGGGCGTCGCTCATGGCATTCTCAGTCGGCTCGGGGCAGGTCGAAGCTGAACGAGGCCCACTTGCCCAGTTCGCTCTCGGCAAACAGCACGCCGCCGTGACGCTCGATCACCGCGTAGCTGATCGACAGGCCCAGGCCCAGGCCCTGGCCGACTTCACGCGTGGTGAAGAACGGCTCGAACACGCGCGCCAGGTGTTCTTGCGCAATGCCCGGCCCATTGTCCTTCACGGTCACATGCAGCCGGCGCTCCACCCACTTCACGGTGGTATGGATGGCCGGGCCCTGCGTGCCGGCCTTGCGCATGGCCAGCGCTGCGTTGGAGAACAGGTTGATCAGCACACCGATCACTGCGGCTTCGTCGCCCAGCACCAGCGTATCGGTCGGCAGCTCACGCGTGACGGCCACCCCGCGCAGCTCATGCGCGGTCAGCCGGATCGAGGAATCGAGCGCCTTCTCGAACAGGAAGGGCGTGCCCTCCGCTTCGGCGCCGGGCTTGCGATAGGCGAAGGTCTTCAGGTCCGACACGATGTGCTGGATGCGTTGCATTCCCTGCTTGGCGTCGACCAGGCACTCCTGCAGCATCGGTTCGCTCTTGGCCACCGGCTCTTCCAGCGCGACCTCGATCGCCATCAGGCAGAAGTTGACCGGATTGTTGACCTCATGCAGCAGGCCCGCGGCCAGCGTGCCGATGGCGGCCATCTTTTCCTGCTGCAGCATCTGGCCCTTGATGTCGACCAGCTTGCGGTTGATCACTTCGAGTTCACCGTTCTTCTCCGCCACTTCGGCCTTCAGCCGGAACAGCATGAAGCGCGCCCGCTCATTGAAGTAGGTATATACAGCGCTGGCCGCCGCGGCAAACAGCAGGAACAGCGAATTGACGATAAAGGTGCCGGCCGGCTCGATGCCGCCGGAATGCAGCACGCAGGCAAGCAGGTAGAACAGGTAGGACAGGATCCCGAAGACCAGGTTCTGCCACAAGCCGAACGGCAGCGCGATGCCCGACGCGAAGATGGCGAGATTCAGCCCGACGTAATACGGCGACTCCACGCCATCGGTATGCCAGATCATCCACGAGATCATGATCTGCGGCAGCAGCAGCCACGACAAGGTCAGCCACGGCGCAAACCGGCGCCCTGCCGTGCTGTACAACAGCATCACGATGCCGGCGATCAGCAGCGACACCAGCACGCGCGCCACGGCGAAGGGCGCCTGCAACTGCGGATACTGGCCGTAGTCCAGCCCCACGCCGAGCAGCACCAGCACGATGGCGGTATAGGCGCCGCCGCGGCTGAAGGCCAGGCGGAAATCCGCCAGCTCGGTCTGGTAACCCGCGTAAAGTTGATTGGTGCTCATGGCTGGGCCGGCTACTGGCGTTTCAGAGGATGATCGCTTCCGCGAACACATTCACCCCGGTCTGGTCGACATAGAGCTTGTGATCGCGGGATCGTTCGGGCAGCAGCATACTCATCCTGGCCTCGTCGCGATAGATCAGGTACCACTCCAGCAGGTGTTCCATGCCGAATTTCTCCGGATTGGCCGAATGGACGTTGGTTACCAGCAACTGGCCGCCCGGGCGCGTACGCGCGGCAAAATAGCTCAGCAGGCGGGAACACACCTTATCGGACAGGTAGTCGAACAACCCGGCGCAGTACACGGCATCGAACTCGCGCAGCCCGGCATCGTCCGGCGCGATCTTGCGCTTGAGCAGTTCATGCACCGATTGATGCACCATCTCCACCGACACCTTGTGCCCCGCCGACGCGGCCGAGCTCTCGATGGAGGACTTGGTGTAAGCCAGGGTCTCCTCGCTGAAGTCGACCAACTGGAACGACAGTAACTCGGGCTGCGGATACTCGCGCACGAAGCGCTGGATCTCGAAGGCGGGGCCGCAGCCGACATTGAGGATGCGAAACGGCCTGCCGGCCGCGCGAGCGGCATCGGCCTGGCGCGACAGGAAATCGACCAGCAGGTCGATCCGGTTGCGGTGAGCGGTCGCCACCGCCGCCTTGAGGAAGGCCGTATTGACGATCTGGAAGTAGGTGGTCGGGCCCTGCTGCGGATCGTTCAGGATCTGGTTGACCATCTCATAGTCGCCCGCATAGCCCAGCGGCTTGGTGAAGGTGCGGTAGACAAAGGGGGCGCGCAGCAGCAGCGGATGCAGGGCCGATTGCGCGTATGTGCGGTGCACCGGCGCGATCTCCGCCTCCACCTGCTCGGCCTCGCCTTCGAGCCGGTCAAGGTAGGTCTTGACCTTGAGCATGATTGGCGTGGCGAGCTCGTAGAACACGTCTTCGCGCAGCCGTCCGTCGGTCTTGGGCAGGTTCTCGGTCAGGTCGACCTGCTCGACCCAGCGCGAGACTTCCGAGAGAAACGCGCGCATTTCGTTGACCACGATCTGGTAATCGCGCCGGATATTGAAGCGCGCATCCCAGTCGTTGATGAACAGCTCGGCCTCACGCCCGACCGATTTGGGCTCATTGGGCAGGTCGCTCAGCTCGCGCCATTCATCGATCAGCGTCAGCGATACCACCGCGGTGAGGCCGGTGTTCACCAGGCTCATCACCACCGCCTTGCCCAGGTAGGCGTTCTTGCTGCCCATGCGCACACTCAGCTCGCTCAGCACCTCGCTGACCTGGACGATCGAGTATGGATTGTAGATTTCCATCACCAGAGCTTTTCTCTGGAGATTGATAATTGTGCCCCGCACCTGCTCGCCCTGCGAGTTGCGGAAACTAACCACCGGATCGATTTGCGTTTGGGAGTACACGGTATTGCGCCAGAGAAATCCGAAAAACGCTGCCGGCCGCCCAGTTCAACAATGCATCATCGACTGGCCGGGTACAGCTCGTAGGGCGATGGATCGCTACGCTAGGCCAGTATCAGGGGGTACTGCTGGGATACATGTCGGTAATCGGTTGCGGGCATGGGCGTCCTGATGATGGCACGCGCGCGGCTACACCCTGGTAACTGTGACTGAGACTGAAACTGAGTGAGACTGAGTAAGACTGTACTGAGTAGGACTGTAACTGAATCTTAGCGGATCATTGTACTGTGGGCGCCAAGTGCAGACAACATAACCTGCGCAAGCCCGCCCGCCGAGCCGGGAACGACTGGACAGCACCGGAAATAAAGCAAAAGGCCGGGAATGCTCCCGGCCTTTTGCCTTGCTGCTTGCATGCGCGACGCCACGGGGACAAGCCCAGGGCATCGCGAAGCCTGTGCCGTCCGTCCTGGCCGGCCTTTAGTCGACGATCAGTCGGCCTTTATTCCGCCTTTACGCCTTCGACCTGGATCGCCAGCTTGACCTCGGGCTTGAAGCCCATCTTCACGCCATAGTCGATACCGAAATCGGCACGACTGAAGGTGCCCACCGCGTCAGCACCACAGGCTTCGCGCTTGAGCATCGGATGCTGGATGCACTTGAACTCGCGGATCTCCAGCTTGACCGGCTTGGACACGCCGTGCAGGGTCAGCACGCCATCGACTTCGGTCGGCACATCGCCGTTGAACTTGGAGAACTTGCCCTTGTACGTGGCGTCGGGGAAGGCTTCGACGTTGAACATCTCAGGGCCCTTCACGTGCTGGTTCAGCTTGCTGTTGCCGAAGTCGACCGAGGCGGGATCGATCTTGATATCCACCGAGCCGGTCTTCGCGACGCGGTCCAGCGTCACCACGCCGCTCGACTTTTCGAACTTGCCGCGCCACGTCGACAGGCCACCCAGGTGGTCGGTTTCGAAGCTCGGGTACGTGTGGGTGGGGTCGAGGTTGTAGGTCACCGTGTTGGCGGATGCGACGCCGACGGCGGACAGGGCCGCGACAGCGGCGAGGATGGTGCGCAATTTCATGAGAGCTCCCGGCAAAAAGTTGGGGATGAACAGCAAAGGAATGGCAGGGAAGATGGGCGCCGCGCGCTTACTTCTTAGCCAAGGTCACGATACGGAATTTGATCTGGACATCGTCGGCCACTACGGAAGTGTCCTTCCATTCGCCGTCGCCGATGTTGTACACGGTGCGCTTGATCGGCAGCACGCCCTCGAACACCTGCCCACCGGCATCCTGGCGATAGCTTGCCGGAATCACGACGTCCTGGGTCTTGCCCTTGATGGTGAGCTTGCCCGCCACCTCATACTTGCCGGCGGCGCCGGCCTTGATGCTGGTCGACTGGAACACCGCCTTGGGGTACTTGGCGGCGTCGAACCAGTCGCGTCCCTTGACCTCCTTGGTGGTCTCGGCGTCGCCGATCTCGAAGCTGGACACGTCGATCTCGACCTTGGCCGAGGATGTTGCCAGCTTGGCGGGATCGAACGCGACCGTGGCGTCGAACTTCTTGAACTTGCCCTCCATCGGCACGCCGATCTGGCGAGCCGTCGCGGTGACCGAGCTCTTGGCTGCGTCGACCTGGGCCCAGGCGTAGTTGGCTGCGATGCCGGCAGTGGCCAGCGTGGCTGCCATCAGGAGCGCGCTCGGGCGGGGAATGCGTTTCATTAAAAACTCCTGTCGCTAAGAGGGCCTTGCGGCCCTCGGTCATTTGTCGGTTTGCCGATATGCCGGCTTACTTGAGGAACGGCAGCATGCGCGCCAGCGTGCCGTCGCGCTCGATGAACTGATGCTTGATGGCAGCGGCCGCATGCACTACGACGATCACGGCCATCAGGTAGTTCAGCCAGATGTGGAC comes from the Cupriavidus basilensis genome and includes:
- a CDS encoding class I SAM-dependent methyltransferase, coding for MYSQTQIDPVVSFRNSQGEQVRGTIINLQRKALVMEIYNPYSIVQVSEVLSELSVRMGSKNAYLGKAVVMSLVNTGLTAVVSLTLIDEWRELSDLPNEPKSVGREAELFINDWDARFNIRRDYQIVVNEMRAFLSEVSRWVEQVDLTENLPKTDGRLREDVFYELATPIMLKVKTYLDRLEGEAEQVEAEIAPVHRTYAQSALHPLLLRAPFVYRTFTKPLGYAGDYEMVNQILNDPQQGPTTYFQIVNTAFLKAAVATAHRNRIDLLVDFLSRQADAARAAGRPFRILNVGCGPAFEIQRFVREYPQPELLSFQLVDFSEETLAYTKSSIESSAASAGHKVSVEMVHQSVHELLKRKIAPDDAGLREFDAVYCAGLFDYLSDKVCSRLLSYFAARTRPGGQLLVTNVHSANPEKFGMEHLLEWYLIYRDEARMSMLLPERSRDHKLYVDQTGVNVFAEAIIL
- a CDS encoding YceI family protein; the protein is MKLRTILAAVAALSAVGVASANTVTYNLDPTHTYPSFETDHLGGLSTWRGKFEKSSGVVTLDRVAKTGSVDIKIDPASVDFGNSKLNQHVKGPEMFNVEAFPDATYKGKFSKFNGDVPTEVDGVLTLHGVSKPVKLEIREFKCIQHPMLKREACGADAVGTFSRADFGIDYGVKMGFKPEVKLAIQVEGVKAE
- a CDS encoding hybrid sensor histidine kinase/response regulator, with the translated sequence MSDARQPRLTVLYVDDEEMACKYFARAVGTEYEVLVASSADEAVRILRRESARIAVLVTDFRMPGRDGGDLLRQVALEYPQIVRILVTAYADKDMLLRTVNTGEVFRILEKPIELGQVREALRLAAERYRERSIRHQRLMAIDETLAFLAHELNTPLAAIANFARGIESRVAAQYNPLRQSEIGQAATSMHDNAQYCLAVISSFLQSVRSSGSRPSTQAGASREVTAGGLIAALLDTYPFAGPQREWIKIEMHDDFAVRTLPNCVALVLSSLLSNALRALDGVDSPSLRFVVAAEPDAAIRICDNGPGIPPEVMGRLLVDPVTTHASTGGNGLGMIFCNRVMQSFGGGIRIESTSGAGTTVTLDFPNTKSRMHRSDR
- the secF gene encoding protein translocase subunit SecF — its product is MEFFRIRRDIPFMKRALIFNVISFLTFAAAVFFLAHKGLHLSIEFTGGTVMEVNYQQTADLERIRGQVGKLGYTDVQVQNFGTSRDVMIRLPLQKGPDGKPVTSAQQSEQVMTALQAAAPDVKLQRVEFVGPQVGKELATDGLLALLCVVVGIVIYLSFRFEWKFAVAGIIANLHDVVIILGFFAFFQWEFSLSVLAAILAVLGYSVNESVVIFDRIRENFRKYRKMTTHEIIDNAITSTISRTIITHGSTEMMVLSMFFFGGPTLHYFALALTVGILFGIYSSVFVAAALAMWLGVKREDLVKGEKKPGDIDREDPNFGAQA
- a CDS encoding YceI family protein; this translates as MKRIPRPSALLMAATLATAGIAANYAWAQVDAAKSSVTATARQIGVPMEGKFKKFDATVAFDPAKLATSSAKVEIDVSSFEIGDAETTKEVKGRDWFDAAKYPKAVFQSTSIKAGAAGKYEVAGKLTIKGKTQDVVIPASYRQDAGGQVFEGVLPIKRTVYNIGDGEWKDTSVVADDVQIKFRIVTLAKK
- a CDS encoding response regulator, encoding MNEPNATQAPSPAILFVDDEATAVKYFQRAIGALAPVVTGGSVEEGKALLDAHADSLAVLVSDQRMPGEYGNELLRYARERYPYIVRILTTAYSEIEHTVAAVNEGQIHRYIKKPWDITSLRMELKQALEMAGLRKERDQLLREKLSVLQRQTIAARIGLIRTLSASLIGPERFQPVDTYLASAALVGVQNPEPDWLLMDYADLVAAESRRSGTFGHAVAAKLAALRTQLAGRGVGDAVAALAETLAATQGAANVRRDGDALVWIQGAALAEYLGEPVDKEVSAQHATWLAGLLWLDETGGALKAVREGDSIVYRPMDRTAEFAADRLAVWIEQF
- a CDS encoding sensor histidine kinase, which codes for MSTNQLYAGYQTELADFRLAFSRGGAYTAIVLVLLGVGLDYGQYPQLQAPFAVARVLVSLLIAGIVMLLYSTAGRRFAPWLTLSWLLLPQIMISWMIWHTDGVESPYYVGLNLAIFASGIALPFGLWQNLVFGILSYLFYLLACVLHSGGIEPAGTFIVNSLFLLFAAAASAVYTYFNERARFMLFRLKAEVAEKNGELEVINRKLVDIKGQMLQQEKMAAIGTLAAGLLHEVNNPVNFCLMAIEVALEEPVAKSEPMLQECLVDAKQGMQRIQHIVSDLKTFAYRKPGAEAEGTPFLFEKALDSSIRLTAHELRGVAVTRELPTDTLVLGDEAAVIGVLINLFSNAALAMRKAGTQGPAIHTTVKWVERRLHVTVKDNGPGIAQEHLARVFEPFFTTREVGQGLGLGLSISYAVIERHGGVLFAESELGKWASFSFDLPRAD